The nucleotide sequence CATCAGTCGGTGCGGTCTCAGGAATCTGCGCTGGAATCGCGGATTCAGTCATTTGAACTGGCGTACCGGATGCAGATGCAGGCGTCGGATGTATTTGATGTAAATAATGAACCGAAACACATTCACGAAATGTATGGCCAGGGTGTGCATGCACGACAGATGATGATTGCCCGCAGACTGGTTGAGCGGGGAGTTCGCTATGTACAACTCTGGCACGGCGCTGGGCAACCCTGGGATAATCATGATGAAATCGAAAAGAACCATCGCCGATTAGCGAGGGATTGTTCGCAGGGCATTGCTGCTCTGCTGAAGGATCTCAAGCAACGAGGTCTGCTGCAGGACACGATTGTGATGTGCGGTGGTGAATTTGGACGCACGCCTGTCGTGGAATTACCGACTCCCGGTGCGAATGCCGGCAAAATGAATGGCCGCGATCATAATAATCATGGTTTTACAGTCTGGCTGGCTGGTGGTGGGGTCAAAGGCGGACAGGCTTATGGTGCCACCGATGAATTTGGATTTGCCGCGGTGGAAAATAAGGTTCACGTCCATGATCTGCACGCGACCGTGCTCAAATTACTGGGCTTCGACCATGAGCAGTTGACTTATCGTTTCTCAGGCCGCGACTTCCGTTTAACTGATGTTCACGGCAAAGTCGTTGAAGATCTGATTGCCTGATGCAAAAAGTGAACGGAATCATGGTCAATACAATCGCTGCTATTTGTTCATGAACAAATAAATCCCCTGCTTTGCATGGTTTATGGTATATCGGTCCTTGACCTTCTCCTGAAATCAGGGAATGATTGTTCATGCAATCCAGAATGGGGGGGGATTGGGGGCGCATCCTTTATCTCGTCATTCTGAGCCAGTAGCATCTTGTGGGGGAAATGAGTGGCTGGAGATAATGAACGCATCAAACGAACTCTGGATTTACTAGGGGTCGGGCTCTATCCCATTATTGAAGAGGAAATGAAAGCCGTCTACAAGGACGACTGGATTGACCGGGCTAAAGAAAGCTTTCGTAATTCTCCACTGACCTCTCAACCTGAGGGCGATGCCATCAGGTGGGATGCCCACTCAACTCTGCTGATTTTGTGGGATCACTGGAATAGTGTTTTCCGCAACCGTCTGTCTCCCCTGGAGCGAAGTTTTGTTGGGGAGTTGCGAGAATATCGGAACCGCTGGGCACATCAAAGTCAGATCAGCACCGATGATACTTTGCGGATCCTGGATACGGCGGCCCGACTGTTGCAGGCGACGGGAGCGACTCAGGAGGCCCGGCAACTACAGCGGGAACGGGATCAGCTGCTGCATCAAATCATGCAATATCAGGAGCAGATCGTCGTTGATTCTGAAGACCATCGTCGTGAACGGAAACGTGATGCCTTCATCTTTCTGGTCTGTGGTATTGCCATCGATCTGGGAATTTTCTTTTCTTA is from Gimesia maris and encodes:
- a CDS encoding Swt1 family HEPN domain-containing protein, yielding MAGDNERIKRTLDLLGVGLYPIIEEEMKAVYKDDWIDRAKESFRNSPLTSQPEGDAIRWDAHSTLLILWDHWNSVFRNRLSPLERSFVGELREYRNRWAHQSQISTDDTLRILDTAARLLQATGATQEARQLQRERDQLLHQIMQYQEQIVVDSEDHRRERKRDAFIFLVCGIAIDLGIFFSYGTGGLAILFAVFVAAVFAFLAYQRWVTPDRPAYGAHECTNCGKIIYGENCPYCSENLPPNQAV